The following are from one region of the Pantoea cypripedii genome:
- a CDS encoding LacI family DNA-binding transcriptional regulator, with protein sequence MNRKPTMKELVAATQLSRATIDRVLNHRPGVNPKTVEAVQRAYSSLLVQAAGGVQLASVTQQASFSVVVQASEEYNESVIATAQKIKNQLDARNVSLDISSCSDVQDDDVVRLLYQQADHADGIAVVAKNTPIINAAVQKLRQQGKHIVALVSDLDPDARDAYVGINNRAAGQAAGFILGRHLQHDTHASVAVIVGTLSYSCHDDREIGFRAQIRKTLPSVSVAEVISGNDNTQQTYDAAVQLLRNNPNLRAVYNVAGGNAGLAAALDECQSAIRPIVITHEINKVTEKLILAEKIDYILSQDIAKLLLETVDKLAAMKNNQAFASHTFLPIEILTRFTLPAL encoded by the coding sequence ATGAACCGTAAACCCACCATGAAAGAGTTGGTTGCTGCAACGCAATTGAGCCGGGCGACTATTGATCGTGTCCTCAATCACCGACCCGGCGTCAACCCGAAAACGGTTGAAGCTGTTCAGCGCGCTTATTCTTCCTTGCTGGTCCAGGCGGCGGGGGGTGTGCAACTTGCCTCAGTGACACAACAAGCCAGTTTCTCGGTGGTGGTGCAGGCCAGCGAGGAGTACAACGAATCGGTGATCGCCACGGCGCAGAAGATCAAAAATCAGCTGGATGCGCGTAATGTCAGCCTCGATATTTCCAGCTGTTCCGATGTGCAGGACGACGATGTGGTGCGTCTGCTGTATCAGCAGGCGGACCATGCGGACGGCATTGCCGTGGTGGCAAAGAACACCCCGATCATCAATGCTGCGGTGCAGAAACTCAGGCAGCAGGGGAAGCATATTGTTGCGTTAGTCAGCGATCTCGATCCTGATGCCAGGGATGCGTATGTCGGCATCAATAACCGCGCAGCCGGGCAGGCGGCGGGATTTATCCTCGGCAGGCATTTACAGCATGACACCCATGCCAGCGTGGCGGTGATTGTCGGTACGCTTTCCTACAGTTGCCACGATGACCGGGAAATCGGTTTCCGGGCGCAAATCAGGAAAACCCTGCCGTCAGTGAGCGTGGCAGAGGTGATTTCCGGTAACGATAACACCCAGCAAACCTACGATGCCGCAGTGCAACTGCTGCGTAATAATCCCAATCTGCGCGCTGTCTACAATGTTGCCGGGGGCAACGCCGGGCTGGCTGCGGCACTGGATGAATGCCAGAGTGCCATCCGACCGATTGTGATCACTCATGAAATAAATAAGGTGACGGAAAAACTGATTCTTGCCGAGAAGATCGATTACATTCTGTCCCAGGATATTGCGAAGCTGTTACTCGAAACCGTTGATAAGCTGGCGGCGATGAAAAATAACCAGGCTTTTGCTTCTCATACCTTTTTACCGATTGAAATCCTTACCCGCTTCACACTTCCGGCATTGTAA
- a CDS encoding DedA family protein, whose product MLQHLLDFISGNHIVDMVNADPVMVIAIVAAIIFCETGLVILPFLPGDSLLFTLGAFLPATHLSPLLIILVLMGAAFLGNTLNYHIGKGAIGRFILHRKWVKEQHRLKAETFFEKYGSATVFISRFVPIVRSLAPFMAGLSSMPRTKFLLWNLAGAVAWCGGFVTLGYFLGDLAWVRDHREWLALLIVAFSLLPVVSAFLRPAAQDLP is encoded by the coding sequence ATGCTACAGCATCTGTTGGATTTTATCTCAGGCAATCATATTGTCGATATGGTGAATGCCGACCCGGTGATGGTGATCGCCATTGTTGCTGCCATTATCTTTTGTGAAACCGGGTTGGTTATTTTACCTTTCCTGCCGGGTGATTCCTTATTATTTACCCTGGGGGCTTTTTTACCGGCCACTCATCTTTCGCCACTGCTGATTATACTGGTGCTGATGGGGGCCGCTTTCCTCGGTAATACGCTGAATTACCATATCGGCAAAGGTGCCATTGGGCGTTTTATTCTTCACCGCAAATGGGTAAAAGAACAACACCGTTTAAAAGCAGAAACCTTCTTCGAGAAATATGGCAGCGCGACGGTTTTTATTAGTCGCTTTGTGCCGATTGTTCGCAGCCTCGCGCCTTTTATGGCGGGGTTATCTTCAATGCCACGCACGAAGTTTCTGCTGTGGAATCTGGCCGGTGCGGTGGCCTGGTGTGGCGGGTTTGTCACCCTGGGATATTTTCTCGGTGATTTGGCCTGGGTACGCGACCATCGTGAATGGCTGGCGTTACTGATCGTTGCATTCTCGCTGCTGCCGGTGGTGTCGGCGTTTCTGCGTCCGGCAGCACAGGATCTGCCATGA
- a CDS encoding response regulator transcription factor translates to MRVLLVEDDRMIGSAVEAALKDASYATDWVRDGAQALLSLETHAYDLVLLDLGLPCRNGFEVLREVRGRGNPVPLVIVTARDALEDRLQGLDSGADDYILKPFEMSELLARARAVMRRKAGHATPLLSNGILVLDPATREVLHVASNQRYSLSGREYALLQALLMQPGQIFSRSELEGKIYGWGEEVESNAVEYFIHALRKKLGSDAIRNIRGVGWKVSKSD, encoded by the coding sequence ATGAGAGTGTTACTGGTCGAAGATGACCGCATGATTGGCTCGGCGGTCGAGGCGGCACTTAAGGATGCTTCATACGCTACGGACTGGGTACGTGACGGTGCGCAGGCGTTACTCAGCCTCGAAACGCATGCCTACGATCTGGTGCTGCTCGATCTTGGCCTGCCTTGCCGTAACGGTTTCGAGGTGCTGCGCGAGGTGCGCGGGCGTGGCAACCCGGTGCCGCTGGTGATTGTCACCGCGCGTGATGCGCTGGAAGACCGTTTGCAGGGGCTGGATTCCGGCGCGGACGATTACATTTTAAAACCCTTCGAAATGAGCGAACTGCTGGCGCGCGCCAGGGCAGTGATGCGGCGTAAAGCCGGTCACGCCACCCCGCTATTAAGCAACGGCATCCTCGTGCTCGATCCAGCGACGCGTGAAGTGCTGCATGTCGCCAGCAATCAACGATACAGCTTATCCGGCAGGGAATATGCCCTGTTGCAGGCGTTGCTGATGCAACCCGGCCAAATCTTCTCCCGAAGCGAGCTGGAAGGAAAAATCTACGGCTGGGGTGAAGAAGTTGAAAGCAACGCGGTGGAATATTTTATTCATGCGCTGCGTAAGAAATTAGGCAGCGATGCCATCAGGAATATCCGGGGCGTGGGATGGAAAGTCTCAAAAAGCGACTGA
- a CDS encoding sensor histidine kinase: MESLKKRLSDSVQFRLSFVLCMAIGGIALLSGVLGFLSAWDEAHELQDSSLQQIASLAKDGMLTPRSSSFISPPLQDEEASRVLVHFILPGDQTPDRFGWPRQLSAGFYTLPIDHHSYRVLIEDMHDGIRLAVAQRASVRESVALWSALRTLVPFCILFPVLLYLAADLVRKIFRPIRKLAEDVDRQNDDLSIALSEEAMPREITPFITAINRLLQRAAESVELQRRFVADAAHELRSPLTALMLQAERLDSAAMPDESRQRLLSLREGMKRAAWLVEQLLSLSRAQGGEISKIPAPEDIAVFDVVKQVISDLHPLAEQKSIDIGVVGASQAKIAAHPSALYTVLRNIVHNAILYTPAEGRIDIGINNNENFVFIEVEDSGPGIPIDKRERVFDAFYRIEGSDVTGSGLGLSIVSAMVARMKGEVTLTDATQAISGLKVSITLPLS, from the coding sequence ATGGAAAGTCTCAAAAAGCGACTGAGCGACTCGGTGCAGTTTCGTCTGTCTTTTGTCCTGTGTATGGCGATCGGCGGCATAGCCCTGCTGAGCGGCGTGCTGGGCTTTCTCTCGGCCTGGGATGAAGCGCATGAATTGCAGGACTCTTCGCTGCAACAAATTGCCAGCCTCGCGAAGGACGGCATGCTGACGCCGCGCAGCAGCAGTTTTATCAGCCCGCCGTTGCAGGATGAGGAAGCCTCGCGCGTGCTGGTGCATTTTATTCTGCCGGGAGATCAGACGCCGGATCGTTTTGGCTGGCCGCGTCAGCTGTCAGCGGGGTTCTACACGCTGCCGATTGATCACCACAGTTACCGTGTGCTGATTGAGGATATGCATGATGGCATCCGGCTGGCGGTGGCGCAGCGTGCTTCCGTGCGCGAAAGTGTCGCGCTGTGGTCAGCGCTGCGCACCCTGGTGCCGTTCTGCATTCTGTTCCCGGTGCTGCTGTACCTCGCCGCCGATCTGGTCCGGAAGATTTTCCGACCCATACGCAAACTGGCTGAGGACGTGGATCGGCAAAACGATGATCTCAGTATCGCCCTCAGCGAGGAGGCGATGCCGCGTGAGATCACCCCGTTTATCACTGCGATCAACCGCCTGTTGCAGCGTGCGGCTGAGTCGGTGGAGCTGCAGCGGCGTTTTGTTGCGGATGCAGCCCATGAGCTGCGTTCCCCCCTGACGGCGTTAATGCTACAGGCTGAAAGGCTGGACTCCGCCGCCATGCCAGACGAAAGCCGCCAGCGGTTGCTGAGTTTGCGTGAAGGAATGAAGCGGGCGGCATGGCTGGTGGAACAATTACTCAGCCTGAGCCGGGCGCAGGGTGGCGAGATCAGCAAAATTCCCGCCCCGGAAGATATCGCGGTGTTTGACGTAGTGAAGCAGGTGATATCCGATTTGCATCCGCTGGCGGAACAGAAATCAATCGACATCGGGGTGGTGGGCGCAAGCCAGGCAAAAATCGCCGCTCATCCCTCGGCGCTGTATACCGTATTACGCAATATCGTCCATAACGCGATTCTATATACGCCCGCGGAAGGCCGGATTGATATTGGTATTAATAATAATGAAAATTTCGTCTTTATTGAGGTGGAGGATTCCGGTCCCGGTATTCCCATCGATAAAAGGGAAAGAGTATTTGATGCATTTTATCGTATTGAAGGCAGCGATGTAACGGGTTCTGGGCTGGGTTTATCCATCGTTAGCGCTATGGTGGCGCGCATGAAAGGGGAAGTAACACTCACTGACGCGACTCAGGCTATTTCCGGGCTGAAAGTCAGTATTACTTTGCCATTATCTTAA
- a CDS encoding undecaprenyl-diphosphatase — MFLTSETAGKINDTLFLLINAPVHASSLMLTIGNACASWLVFLFPLALLIYWFSFKTEKQQVALLALISALLALSINLVIGDFFPHPRPFMVPIGHTFISHAADSSFPSDHMTLACAVAFSFLLGQRIYTGVSLLLLSLFIAWGRIYMGVHFPADMLGSVLVGWFCAWGVKKAEYILIPLFKQLYRLNDAIFGYLRNTRVKH; from the coding sequence ATGTTTCTGACTTCTGAAACGGCAGGAAAGATTAACGACACCCTTTTCCTGCTGATAAATGCGCCAGTGCATGCATCATCCTTAATGCTGACCATCGGTAATGCCTGTGCATCCTGGCTGGTTTTTTTATTCCCGCTGGCATTGCTTATTTACTGGTTCAGTTTCAAAACGGAAAAACAACAGGTGGCGTTACTGGCGCTGATATCCGCTTTATTGGCATTATCGATAAATCTGGTGATTGGTGATTTCTTCCCGCATCCGCGGCCGTTTATGGTGCCGATTGGTCACACTTTTATTAGCCATGCGGCAGACTCCTCGTTCCCAAGTGACCATATGACGCTGGCCTGCGCCGTTGCCTTTAGTTTCCTGTTAGGGCAACGGATTTATACCGGAGTCAGTCTGTTACTGTTAAGCCTGTTTATTGCCTGGGGACGGATTTATATGGGGGTGCATTTCCCGGCCGATATGCTGGGTTCGGTCTTGGTGGGCTGGTTCTGCGCCTGGGGTGTGAAGAAAGCCGAATACATCCTGATTCCGCTGTTTAAACAGCTGTATCGCCTGAATGATGCTATTTTTGGTTACCTGCGAAATACCCGTGTTAAACATTAA
- a CDS encoding heavy metal sensor histidine kinase codes for MLIPRNVPITVRLTLFFSVAMAIVLYSVSGLLYQTLRDQLNTKDVNELRSTLQIQKEIASTISERQGPQEQWQNELFEFIAEQDRLSLRIISPDGKIWSQSKNMRVPEANYPAPTASFNYSSWRHRDGEHHEKYLITATTFTLKDKELWTVQAALNVSRNNEIIENYWARMQIAAALAILLFAACGYGLARRGLQPLRVISRQIENINVEELHTRLSTERWPSELVVLATSFDSMMTRLEASFAQLTRFSSDLAHELRGPINNLISAASVTLNQPRSPAEYQETLEAIVEEGERLSRTISSMLFLARADNSREPLKKETLNSETEFRRLTGFYEILAEEKNITLTQQGALTFAADPLHFQRAMANLLSNALHYTPSGGHISLSARRENGWLYFSVTDNGEGVASEHIPHLFERFYRADESRSSAENTGLGLAIVKTIAELHGGKVSVKSELNKGSTFTLILPDSPS; via the coding sequence ATGCTGATACCCCGTAATGTCCCGATCACCGTTCGTCTGACGTTGTTCTTTTCCGTGGCGATGGCCATTGTGTTGTATAGCGTTTCCGGGTTGCTGTATCAAACCTTACGCGATCAGTTGAATACCAAAGATGTCAATGAACTGCGCAGCACCTTACAAATCCAGAAGGAAATCGCCAGCACCATCAGCGAACGCCAGGGGCCGCAGGAGCAGTGGCAAAACGAGCTGTTTGAATTTATCGCCGAGCAGGATCGCCTGTCGCTGCGCATTATCAGTCCGGATGGCAAGATCTGGTCGCAATCGAAGAACATGCGCGTCCCTGAAGCCAATTACCCTGCCCCCACAGCCAGCTTCAATTATTCCAGCTGGCGACATCGCGATGGCGAGCATCATGAAAAATACCTGATCACCGCCACCACCTTCACCCTGAAAGACAAAGAGCTGTGGACCGTGCAGGCGGCGCTGAATGTTTCCCGCAACAATGAAATCATTGAGAACTACTGGGCGCGGATGCAAATCGCCGCTGCGCTGGCGATCCTGCTGTTTGCTGCCTGTGGTTACGGCCTGGCGCGCCGGGGATTGCAGCCCTTACGCGTGATCAGCCGTCAGATCGAGAACATCAATGTGGAGGAGCTGCATACCCGGCTTTCCACCGAGCGTTGGCCGTCAGAGCTGGTGGTGCTGGCGACATCATTCGATAGCATGATGACCCGGCTGGAGGCGTCTTTTGCCCAGCTGACGCGCTTTTCCTCCGATCTGGCGCATGAGTTGCGCGGCCCGATCAATAACCTGATTTCCGCTGCCAGCGTCACCCTCAATCAGCCGCGTAGTCCGGCGGAATATCAGGAAACGCTGGAGGCGATTGTGGAAGAAGGTGAACGGCTGTCGCGCACCATCTCTTCGATGCTGTTTCTGGCGCGCGCCGATAATAGCCGCGAACCACTGAAGAAAGAGACGCTAAATAGCGAAACCGAATTCAGACGCCTGACGGGGTTTTACGAGATTCTGGCAGAAGAGAAAAATATTACGCTCACCCAGCAGGGTGCCTTAACCTTTGCTGCCGATCCGCTGCATTTCCAGCGGGCGATGGCCAACCTGTTATCCAATGCGCTGCATTATACGCCGTCGGGTGGACATATTAGCCTCAGCGCACGGCGGGAGAATGGCTGGCTGTATTTCAGCGTGACGGATAATGGTGAAGGAGTGGCATCTGAGCATATTCCGCATTTATTTGAGCGTTTCTATCGTGCAGATGAATCGAGAAGCAGTGCGGAAAATACCGGGCTGGGTTTAGCCATCGTAAAAACCATTGCTGAATTACACGGCGGTAAAGTCAGTGTCAAAAGTGAGTTAAATAAAGGCAGCACTTTTACGCTGATATTACCCGACTCTCCGTCCTGA
- a CDS encoding heavy metal response regulator transcription factor produces MRLLLVEDQSMAADYIAKGLRENDFVVDVAANGIDGLHLLLTNDYDLAILDVMLPGINGWKLLEMGRQAGRPTPVMFLTARDDVEDRVKGLELGAEDYLIKPFSFSELLARARVILRRQTSNNVVVSDESQLQIGGLVLDFVKHKVTRDGNRIELTQKEFLLLSLLMRRSGEVLSRTVIAEQVWDMNFDPETNVIDVAIRRLRGKIDDNYDVKLLHTIRGAGYVLEEQEHADTP; encoded by the coding sequence ATGAGACTGTTGTTAGTAGAAGATCAAAGCATGGCGGCGGATTACATCGCCAAAGGCTTAAGAGAGAACGATTTTGTGGTGGATGTGGCAGCCAACGGTATCGATGGCCTGCATCTGCTACTCACCAACGATTATGACCTGGCGATCCTTGATGTGATGCTGCCAGGCATCAATGGCTGGAAGCTACTGGAAATGGGGCGTCAGGCAGGACGCCCCACCCCGGTGATGTTCCTCACCGCGCGTGATGATGTCGAGGATCGCGTCAAAGGTCTGGAGTTAGGCGCAGAAGATTATCTGATCAAACCTTTTTCCTTCAGCGAACTGCTGGCCCGTGCGCGGGTCATCCTGCGCCGCCAGACCAGCAACAATGTGGTGGTCAGCGATGAGTCGCAGTTGCAGATTGGCGGGCTGGTACTCGATTTTGTGAAACACAAAGTGACCCGCGATGGTAACCGTATCGAACTGACACAAAAAGAATTCCTGCTGCTGAGCCTGCTGATGCGGCGCAGCGGTGAGGTGCTGTCGCGCACGGTGATCGCTGAGCAGGTGTGGGATATGAACTTCGACCCGGAAACCAACGTGATTGATGTGGCGATACGGCGACTGCGCGGTAAGATTGATGATAACTATGATGTAAAACTGCTGCACACCATTCGCGGCGCAGGTTATGTGTTGGAAGAACAAGAGCATGCTGATACCCCGTAA